A DNA window from Geovibrio ferrireducens contains the following coding sequences:
- a CDS encoding RrF2 family transcriptional regulator, translated as MKVTRASDYAIRSLIHIAKKQEGTVFMRSELSKACDIPDSFLGKILQNLAKADILSSERGKKGGFRLNRPTQDITVYDIIKAIEGELSLNECIFDDSFCSIVNTCSAHKMWGSIQDSLLQKLKSYTLKQLADDEMRGQKEHVQP; from the coding sequence ATGAAAGTTACCAGAGCCAGTGATTACGCGATCCGCTCACTCATCCACATAGCAAAAAAACAGGAAGGAACGGTTTTTATGCGCTCTGAACTGTCCAAGGCCTGCGATATACCGGACAGCTTTCTGGGCAAAATTCTCCAGAACCTCGCCAAGGCAGACATACTAAGCTCCGAGCGGGGCAAAAAAGGCGGATTCAGGCTCAACAGACCCACCCAGGACATCACAGTCTATGACATAATCAAAGCAATCGAAGGCGAACTCAGTTTAAATGAATGTATTTTTGATGACAGTTTTTGCAGCATAGTTAACACCTGCTCAGCACATAAAATGTGGGGCAGCATACAGGACTCCCTTCTTCAAAAGCTCAAATCCTATACCCTTAAACAACTTGCGGATGATGAGATGAGAGGGCAGAAAGAACACGTTCAGCCGTAA